A single Desulfatibacillum aliphaticivorans DSM 15576 DNA region contains:
- a CDS encoding DUF4079 family protein, translating to MLYLHPLFQSLMFILCLYAFYLGFARFKSLHLHQKAKFQRKRHALFGLIGLAGFLGGMAGGSIIGGIYKLDPLIGELHEAAGAVMAVLMIFALATGLIQYLKPKPRKLMPALHALANLIVLILFFVQVYSGVGILNRAA from the coding sequence GTGCTTTATTTGCATCCCCTTTTCCAATCGCTCATGTTCATTCTATGCCTTTACGCCTTTTACTTGGGCTTCGCCCGTTTTAAAAGCCTGCACTTGCATCAAAAGGCGAAATTTCAACGAAAAAGGCACGCTCTTTTCGGACTGATCGGATTGGCCGGCTTTCTGGGCGGCATGGCGGGCGGCTCAATCATCGGGGGGATCTACAAACTGGATCCCTTGATCGGAGAATTGCATGAAGCCGCGGGCGCGGTCATGGCGGTATTGATGATTTTCGCCCTGGCAACCGGCCTGATTCAGTACTTAAAGCCCAAACCCCGCAAACTCATGCCTGCATTGCACGCTTTGGCGAACCTGATTGTATTGATTCTGTTTTTCGTCCAGGTTTACTCGGGCGTCGGAATTTTGAACCGCGCCGCATAG
- a CDS encoding SRPBCC family protein — protein sequence MALKLSLELNETIDLPCDFNKAFDFFMDVNATGKCFTKVEEIKDLGDDKYHYIMAKEGVGKYSVQVEYAAKYSFDRDKGVVEWTPVKGIGNGVCSGKSVITESGGKVKVDFSTTMNLELPLPGLAKPIIKPFVNREFEKSMEQFRDNVIKALS from the coding sequence ATGGCCTTGAAACTGAGTCTGGAACTGAACGAAACAATCGACCTGCCTTGCGACTTTAATAAGGCTTTCGATTTTTTCATGGACGTCAATGCAACCGGAAAATGCTTCACCAAAGTAGAGGAAATCAAGGACCTGGGGGATGACAAGTACCATTACATCATGGCGAAGGAAGGCGTGGGCAAGTATTCCGTCCAGGTGGAATACGCCGCCAAATACTCCTTTGACCGGGATAAAGGCGTTGTGGAATGGACGCCCGTCAAGGGCATAGGAAACGGCGTGTGCAGCGGCAAATCCGTGATTACGGAAAGCGGCGGCAAGGTTAAGGTGGATTTTTCCACCACCATGAACCTGGAGCTTCCCCTGCCGGGCCTGGCCAAGCCTATCATCAAGCCTTTCGTCAACCGGGAATTCGAAAAATCCATGGAGCAGTTCAGGGACAACGTCATCAAAGCGCTAAGCTGA
- a CDS encoding response regulator: MNVQSHDIADKERILIVDDEPQVLKVMKRMLEFSGYTVTAMENSVEALQTFGEAPDSFNAVFTDMCMPQMNGDVLSSRMKEIRPDIPIILCTGYSELFSEEKAREAGLAGYLQKPIYHKQMVETLRQALNCPK; encoded by the coding sequence ATGAATGTCCAGTCACACGACATTGCAGATAAGGAACGCATCCTGATAGTCGACGATGAACCCCAGGTCTTGAAGGTCATGAAGCGCATGCTGGAGTTTTCCGGCTATACGGTGACGGCCATGGAAAACAGCGTGGAGGCTCTCCAAACCTTTGGCGAAGCCCCGGACTCCTTCAACGCGGTGTTTACGGATATGTGCATGCCTCAGATGAACGGGGATGTGCTGTCTTCGCGCATGAAGGAAATCCGCCCGGACATCCCCATCATTCTGTGCACGGGGTATTCCGAGCTGTTTTCCGAGGAAAAAGCCCGGGAAGCCGGCTTGGCCGGCTATCTGCAAAAACCCATCTATCACAAGCAAATGGTCGAAACGCTGCGTCAGGCGTTGAATTGTCCGAAATAA
- a CDS encoding long-chain-fatty-acid--CoA ligase, with product MELIKGFPATSQDRYPLNVTNIIKHSVRNYGPQEIASRRLDGSMFRYTYSDAYERMQRLANGLTKLGVKVGDRVGVLAWNSNENYEVYFGVPGMGAVMLLLNLRLTPQDLAYVVEHSGCEYIIVDETLLPIAHALAPLCPQIKGYVVITMPGKKMSDVETPLENTHSYEELLAESDPVFDWPMMEETSAYAACYTTGTTGKPKGVYYSHRDVYLHSMCIGMNTGMNVKDTCCQIVPMFHALGWGLPQAATLVGSRIILPGMYTLETLDSLSKLIVDEGVTMSAGAPAIFMPLLEYIRNLEERPDLTGVRLLSGATEPPVSMMKGFWDMTGAEIIHAYGATETTPLVTINRLMPWLETSLSEDERWNLKKKQGFAVGGLDVKVVDATLKDVAHDGKTPGEILIRGPWITGAYHNAPGSEASFTEDGFWRSGDVGTMDENGYLKITDRVKDVIKSGGEWISSVDMENEIISHNDVLDAAVVGVEHPKWQERPLALVVLRDDAKGKVNADDIRAHLSNVFAKWQLPDEVLFVDEIPKTSVGKTDKKVIRAEHKDMYSE from the coding sequence ATGGAACTTATCAAAGGCTTTCCCGCCACTAGTCAAGACAGGTATCCCTTAAATGTAACCAACATTATTAAACATTCCGTTAGAAATTACGGTCCCCAGGAAATCGCCAGCAGAAGACTGGACGGCAGCATGTTCCGCTACACCTATAGCGACGCATATGAACGCATGCAGCGTTTGGCCAACGGCCTGACCAAACTGGGCGTCAAGGTGGGAGACCGGGTGGGCGTGCTGGCCTGGAATTCCAATGAAAATTACGAAGTGTATTTCGGCGTGCCCGGAATGGGCGCCGTCATGCTGCTTTTGAATCTGCGGTTGACTCCCCAGGACCTGGCCTACGTGGTGGAGCACAGCGGCTGCGAATACATTATTGTGGACGAAACCCTGCTGCCCATCGCCCACGCCCTGGCGCCTCTCTGCCCGCAGATCAAAGGCTACGTGGTGATTACCATGCCGGGCAAAAAAATGTCCGACGTGGAAACGCCCCTGGAGAACACCCACTCCTATGAAGAACTGCTGGCCGAATCCGACCCGGTTTTCGACTGGCCCATGATGGAGGAAACCTCAGCCTACGCAGCCTGCTACACCACGGGCACCACGGGCAAGCCCAAGGGCGTGTATTACTCCCATCGCGACGTGTATCTGCACTCCATGTGCATCGGCATGAACACGGGCATGAACGTCAAGGACACCTGCTGCCAGATCGTCCCCATGTTCCACGCTTTGGGCTGGGGCCTTCCCCAGGCGGCCACTTTGGTGGGATCCCGCATTATCCTGCCCGGCATGTACACCCTGGAGACCCTGGACTCCCTGAGCAAGCTCATCGTGGATGAAGGCGTGACCATGAGCGCCGGCGCCCCGGCAATTTTCATGCCCTTGCTTGAGTACATCAGAAACCTGGAGGAAAGACCCGACCTCACCGGCGTACGCCTGCTTTCCGGCGCCACCGAGCCCCCGGTCTCCATGATGAAGGGATTCTGGGACATGACCGGCGCGGAAATCATCCATGCCTACGGCGCCACGGAAACCACCCCGCTGGTCACCATCAACCGCCTCATGCCCTGGCTGGAAACCTCCCTTTCCGAGGACGAAAGATGGAATTTGAAAAAGAAACAGGGCTTCGCCGTGGGCGGCCTGGATGTGAAGGTGGTGGACGCCACCCTCAAGGACGTGGCCCACGACGGCAAGACCCCCGGTGAAATCCTCATTCGCGGCCCCTGGATTACGGGCGCCTACCACAACGCCCCGGGCTCCGAAGCCTCGTTTACGGAAGACGGATTCTGGCGCTCCGGCGATGTGGGAACCATGGACGAAAACGGCTACCTGAAAATTACGGACCGGGTCAAGGACGTGATCAAGTCCGGCGGCGAGTGGATCAGCTCCGTGGACATGGAAAACGAAATTATCTCCCACAACGACGTCCTAGACGCCGCGGTGGTTGGCGTGGAACATCCTAAATGGCAGGAAAGGCCCCTGGCCCTGGTGGTCCTCCGGGATGACGCCAAAGGCAAGGTCAACGCGGACGACATCCGGGCTCATTTAAGCAATGTGTTCGCCAAATGGCAGTTGCCCGATGAAGTCCTGTTTGTGGATGAAATTCCCAAGACCAGCGTGGGCAAAACCGACAAGAAGGTCATCCGCGCCGAGCATAAGGATATGTATTCGGAATGA
- a CDS encoding polyhydroxyalkanoate synthesis regulator DNA-binding domain-containing protein: MRRIKKYSNRKLYDTEDKQYISLARVSELVRAGEEVFIQDSKTGEDLTAATMSQLLARDKGVPSGVLMQLLQKGQGTLLSARKFVSLWQGAMSMAEGELDKVVSRMVKNNELSESEGSRFKSEVMGYASNLKGWISEKIDQRVNEVLGVMNLVSAEQVEELEKQVAALTKQVEELQKDGAPGEKEKAPAKKKARG, encoded by the coding sequence ATGCGCAGGATAAAAAAGTATTCCAACCGCAAACTCTATGACACCGAAGACAAACAATATATCTCCCTGGCCCGGGTCTCCGAACTGGTCCGCGCCGGCGAGGAGGTGTTCATTCAGGATTCCAAGACAGGCGAAGACCTGACCGCCGCAACCATGTCCCAGCTTTTAGCCAGGGACAAGGGCGTGCCCTCGGGGGTGCTTATGCAGCTTTTACAAAAAGGACAGGGAACACTGTTGTCGGCTCGCAAGTTCGTTTCTTTGTGGCAGGGCGCCATGAGCATGGCGGAGGGAGAGTTGGACAAAGTCGTCTCCCGCATGGTGAAAAACAACGAATTGTCTGAGTCCGAGGGCAGCCGGTTTAAAAGCGAAGTCATGGGTTACGCTTCCAATCTCAAGGGCTGGATATCCGAAAAAATCGACCAGCGGGTGAACGAAGTTTTAGGAGTGATGAACCTGGTTTCCGCCGAGCAAGTGGAGGAGCTGGAAAAACAGGTGGCCGCGCTTACCAAACAGGTGGAGGAGTTGCAGAAGGACGGCGCTCCGGGGGAAAAGGAAAAAGCTCCGGCCAAGAAAAAAGCCCGCGGGTAA